The Silene latifolia isolate original U9 population chromosome X, ASM4854445v1, whole genome shotgun sequence genome contains the following window.
CCACATTGTGAAACTTTGACCGTCAACATTGAAATTTCAACTCACTGAAGTTGAAACTTCAACAAAACGTATGAAAAAAAAATCCAAAGTAACTTTTTGAAACTTTGAGGACACTTTCTGAAATTTTAACTCATAACTGTTGAAACTTTAACCTAAGCTATTCACATTTCAAGTGACTCCTCCAGATTCTGAAACTTTAAACATCAACTTCGAAATTTCAATTTACTCAAGTTGAAACTTCAATCAAAGATACAATAATAAAATCCCAAAGACATCTTCTGAAACTTTGACAACacttttcgaaattttaactCACAAACTTTGAAACGTCATCCAATAATATTTAAATTCCATTTCAATTGTCGACAATCTGAAACTTTAGTCCTCACCTTTGAAATTTCAACTGCCTCATGTTAAATCTTCAACTATGTAGATATTTTTTAAATTCAACTATTAACTCTTCAAActtttaagaagtattttgaaatttcacctcacaaatttcaaacaatCAGACAATAATATTTCAATTTCATGAGAACTGTTCATATTCTGAAACTTTATGCACCAAAAGTGAAACTTCAACTCACTTATGCAATATTTTTAAAAATTCATGCCTGAACCTGGAAATTGTAAAAGAATAACTGTGAAACTTCAACATTGCATGGGATTTTTCAATCCAAAAATTGGCTACCTTAAATTTCACCATAAACTTCAGaattttaatataaaaaaaatcGAACATAGACCCTCACTACACAAACATCTACTTCCCTTGCATACAACAGATTAACTTCAAAGTTTTACCAAAAAAACTAGGACATTAACTTCACGAATACATTTTAATATATAAAAAATTCCTACTCCTCCGACAAGTCTTctacttcttcctcttcctcctcctcttcttcagaTGATTCCGACAATTGCGGTGGATGCTCAGCAAAAGGGTTAGGACAGTTCCTCTTGTCATGGTGTGCCATTTGCTTGCAATTATTGCACATGCGTTTCGGCTTACTGGCAATTGCAATGGCCTTCGCCTTACTAGACAAAATCCTtttcccactccctttgtttttgGAATATTTAGGTGGCAGTATAGAAATCTCCTTACTTGCTTTACAACCAAGTAATTTCTCCATTTCCTGTTGTTTATTCAACTTCTCACCTACCGGTGTCAGCTTCTCTCTAAATTCCCTTATTAAATTAGTAAGACCTTCAACGTCTTCCTTTTCCTTATCAACAAGCACTCCAATTGTTTCGTGAATTTTCGACCACAATTTTGTCATCTGAAGTTGCTTACTGTCTAcaatatccatgtcatctgtACACTCCCCGGTACTATAGTCACCACTCCACAATGCATCCTTTGTCCATCTCCTAGCAATCGCAGATTCCGGAATTTCATTTACCCCATTACCGGAATAAATACAAATTATGTGCCTGCAGAGTACTCCCTTCCTCTCAAAAAGTTTACAGAACATTTCGCCTCAAAAGTCCCCGAGTTAGCAAATGAAATTGAAACTTTCATGACTAAAAGAAACTTTATTACTTACACTTTGAAACTTTAAGACAATTTCATGAAATTCTAATACTTCAACTATCTAAATCAATTCTTAACAAGTAATAAATCAACGTACTAATACTTCAACTATGTAAAACTTTAAACATAGTTTTATGAAATTTAAACTTTGAAACTTTAAGACAATTTCATGAAATTCTAATACTTCAACTATGTAAAAAGCTTCTTAACAAGTAATTAATCTGCTACGCACTAAATTACTCATACCTGGGTTATACTGAACATCAAAATTACGGCCTCCCAATGAATCCTTCAAGGTAGTAACCTCTAAGTTGGTCGACTCCAAGAAACCCTTGCAACTAAATCCACCAATTGCATTCTTTAACTCCTCTTGAAACTCCTCGAAAATATCATGTGTGTAAATCTTCGCACCATCAGCCTCTATTGCCAACTTACTGCATAACTTTGGGTATGAATGACGGTTTTCGTTATCAAGCCTCTTCTGGTTGTGTCTTTGTTGGTCCAAAGCACTTTCAAagcgcatccaaaactcaacaagaGTACCATTTCTCGCCTCAAACCTCTTGAAAAAACTGTTTTCACTTTCCGACCATTTGTGTCGTCCTCATAATACCACCCATTCTCAAGTCCTTACAGTGCGCCATCACCCACTGCCTCCTTATATCATAGCAGTCCGTAAACCATTCAATGTCAGCGGGTACGTGTTCCTCCATTATTGCTGACCATCTATTTTCGAACTCCTCTGCTTCAAGTTCCTCGTCCCATACAATAGCATTTAACTTTTTTAGAAATAACTGGTAATCTTTCCTTTTGCTACCATACTTACAGGGAACCTTATTCATAATGTGCCACATGCGTAACCGGTCCGTCTTTGTCTTGAATTTTTTAGTCGACGCAATTATTCCAGGATCTTGATCTGTTATTATGTACTGTGGTTCCTTTCCCCGCATAGCAATCAAAAACCTCTCGAACACCCAATTAAATGATTCCGTAGTTTCTTTTGCTATAAGCGCACAACAGAAAGTTATTGATCGTTTATGGTTGTCAATCCCTGTGAAGGGAGTGAAAACCATCTTGTACTTGTTAGTGGAGTAAGTAGGGTCGTATGAAACCGCATCTCCAAAGACAGAGTAGTTTCTCCTAGCAATGCCATCCGCCCAAATTGCGCGTCGTAAGCTACCATCTACGTCAACATCATAGTCAAAGTAGAAGTCTGGCCGAGTCTCTGCCATGTTCTTGAAGTGATCAATGAAAACTTGTCCGTCTCTTTCATGAATAAAACACGTTATGTctctttgaaaatttttgaagtcGTTCAAACTAGCCCCTATATTTTGGTACCCGTTAACAACCTCCTTACACATTCTGTAAGTCCTTGTTGCTCCAATATTCAGCTGCAATGAATTAACAAACCAACCTCAGAACAGAAATTAAATTCACACTCGAACATTCAAACGTCTACTAATAATTTCTACCTATCAGTTGTACAAACTTTAACCCTGTTAAGTAAAATTCACTCTCACAAATGTAACTGTCAATGAAACTTTAACCGTTCCATTCAAAAATTCAACACTCTTTTCTGAAACTTTAACTGAGGTCATggaaaaaacaaataacaacatTATCTTTCCTGACTTTTAACACCCAAGCTGAGCACTAAAACTTTAGAGGTTAACTTTAAAATTTTAACGACAAATTTTGCAACTTCAACACAGTTCATGTCTGCAAACTGAGCACTGAAACTTTTAAAGGCAATTTTGAAAGTCTAATTCACAATTTATGAAACATTAAATCTATTTAGGAAATTCGGCTACATATTTCAAAGTAATGGAACTTTATGCGTGAACTACGAAATTGTAATATACAAAAATTAAAACATCAACAActtacaacataaaaactatgACACCATAACACACACTCGCTATTGAAACTTTAAAAGTAC
Protein-coding sequences here:
- the LOC141620826 gene encoding protein FAR1-RELATED SEQUENCE 5-like — encoded protein: MEIVAYEAVENVIDDVLDETIPPVSEEDFCKQFEDVFTPYIGMEFGDIEEAITFYKVYALGVGFDVRKYTTKKWRDGTIKSKLLVCNREGFTKSSNESPGKEEDGSKQERRNKLKRIGCKARMRLFLKNGVLLVDRFHEEHNHELVAVKDREFQKLSKNISKYHMGLIVSNSRTFKIAFKSFSAQFADMNCVEVAKFVVKILKVKLNIGATRTYRMCKEVVNGYQNIGASLNDFKNFQRDITCFIHERDGQVFIDHFKNMAETRPDFYFDYDVDVDGSLRRAIWADGIARRNYSVFGDAVSYDPTYSTNKYKMVFTPFTGIDNHKRSITFCCALIAKETTESFNWVFERFLIAMRGKEPQYIITDQDPGIIASTKKFKTKTDRLRMWHIMNKVPCKYGSKRKDYQLFLKKLNAIVWDEELEAEEFENRWSAIMEEHVPADIEWFTDCYDIRRQWVMAHCKDLRMGGIMRTTQMVGK
- the LOC141620825 gene encoding uncharacterized protein LOC141620825, producing MRFESALDQQRHNQKRLDNENRHSYPKLCSKLAIEADGAKIYTHDIFEEFQEELKNAIGGFSCKGFLESTNLEVTTLKDSLGGRNFDVQHIICIYSGNGVNEIPESAIARRWTKDALWSGDYSTGECTDDMDIVDSKQLQMTKLWSKIHETIGVLVDKEKEDVEGLTNLIREFREKLTPVGEKLNKQQEMEKLLGCKASKEISILPPKYSKNKGSGKRILSSKAKAIAIASKPKRMCNNCKQMAHHDKRNCPNPFAEHPPQLSESSEEEEEEEEEVEDLSEE